The region ACAGAGGCTCGCAGGTTCACTGTAACTATTTTTTCTTGGGGGTTGCCTGCGCCGGGCAATCTGATTCCTGGAAACGGGCGGAAGCGACCGGGCGGTTGGTTTTGTTTTCGGTGAACTCATAACGCATGACCGCACCTTTGGCCATCAGCTTGCGATAGTTGGGGTTACGGCAAACGCTGGCGCCCAGTTGCAGATAAACCGCCTTGGGGTTCGCGCGCATTTGTTCTGCGTACCCGGATTGCACACTAAGGTGATCAATCAGCTCCGCACCTTCCACTGTGTAGCCTTGGTCGAGAATGTTGTCATCGACCTCACGTGGCAGACCGACGTTACTCTCCGCGGCAACCTTTTCCAGCATCTTGCTCAGATTCAAGTCGTTCAGAGAAGCGGCTTGAACGCTGAAAGGCAGAGCGAGTAGAAGGGCAGCGGTGGGAACGATAAGGCGCAGCATGAAACTCTCCTGGTTCAGTGACTGGTGCTTCGACCAGCCACGTGGCTGTGCGTTCAGTGGCGGAGAATTATAGGGGAGCTGGCCCGGACGGTACAGGCTTGCACCGGCTGCTCTGTTAAACTGCGGCACTTTGATGCCTGCCGAGTGTGTTTTGTGTCGATTTTACTTGCCTGTCGGCGTTGCCCGCGATGAGTCATACCCTTGCGCACTTCGCCGTGAATGCCGTAGCCCGCTTGCGCGATGAGCGCGAAGAGGAAGGCATCAAGCCGATTCAAGCTCGTGGCTGGCGGGCGCCGCGTTGCCGTGAATGCCGCGTGATCCAGAGTCATTGCTTGTGCGCTTGGCGCCCGCAGGTCGAGACTCGCTCGGGCGTGTGCCTGATCATGACCAATAAAGAAGTGTTTAAACCGAGTAACACCGGCTGGCTCATTGCCGATGTGGTATGCGACAACCACGCGTTCATCTGGTCGCGCACCGAAGTCGATCAGCATTTGCTGGCGTTGCTGGCCGATCCGCAATGGCAGCCGTATCTGGTCTTTCCGGGTGAGTACGTCGAGCCCGAACGCGTGACCAACACTGTCGAGGCTGACAGTACCCGGCGCCCACTATTCATTTTACTGGACGCCACGTGGACCGAGGCGCGGAAAATCTTTCGCAAGAGCCCGTACTTTGATCGGCTACCGATCCTGAGCCTGCAGCCCGAGAAACTTTCGCGATACCGTTTGCGCAGATCGACTCGCAGCGAGCACTTGTGTACCGCCGAAGTGGCGGCGTTGTGTCTTGATCTTGCGGGCGACACAGACGCTGCCTCTGCGCTGGACGCTTATTTTGACGTGTTCAGCCAGCACTACCTCGATGCCAAAAACCAACTGGACATGAATATTTCAACGCCGGCCCACGCCGAACTGATGCCGTTCATTCAGGATATGGCCCCGGCTATCGGCTGAACATCGCCCATACTGCAAAGAACAGTAGGGGCCGCGCAGCTTGACCACCCCGGTTTCGCTGGGCATGCTTGGCGCCGATTAGGGTGCAGCCAAGGTTTGAAACGCCGTTTTTTACGTAATTGGCGTTGAACGTGCCCTGTTGGTGCAGCTTCGTGGCTGTACCTCGAGTTGTTTTGGTAGGCCTGAATGCGTCGGGTCTGCCATAAAAAACAGGATCATTTGAAAAATGGCCACATACGAAATCCTGATTGCCGATGACCATCCTCTTTTTCGTAGTGCTCTTCATCAAGCGGTGACGCTGGGTCTTGGCCCGGATGTGCGCCTGATCGAAGTGGCGAGCATTGCCGAACTGGAAGCACGTCTGACCGAGAAGTCTGACTGGGATCTGGTTCTGTTGGACTTGAATATGCCAGGGGCCTACGGTTTTTCCGGGCTGGTGCTGTTGCGCGGGCAGTACCCGCAGATTCCAGTGGTGATGGTCTCGGCCCAGGAAGAAGCCTCAATCATGGTGAAGTCCCGAGAGTTCGGCGCCAGTGGCTTCATCCCCAAGTCCAGCGACATGAGTGTCATTCAAAAAGCGGTGCGTGCAGTGCTTGATGGCGACGTGTTCTGGCCCCCTCAGGCGTTCGAAGCGGTCAGCGTTTCAGCTGAAGCCAAGGCTGCAAGTGAAGGTCTGGCGAGCCTGACACCTCAGCAATTCCGGGTGTTGACCATGGTTTGCGAAGGGTTGCTGAATAAGCAGATCGCTTACGAACTAAGTGTTTCCGAAGCGACGATCAAGGCTCATGTGACGGCTATTTTTCGTAAGCTGAATGTGCGGACCCGAACCCAGGCCGCGTTGCTGTTGCAACAACTTGAGTCAATTTCGAGCCACTAAAGCACTGTGTATTCACGCTTTTTTGACTTTGCCTGCTCTAGCGTTTCTTCTCCTTTTTTTGGTTCAGTTGCCTACCCTATGTCACCTTTCAAAGGCCAGACCGGCCTAAAACGCATTCTCAACGCCTCCGGTTACTCGCTGGACGGTCTGCGCGCCGCTTTTACCGGTGAGGCCGCTTTTCGGCAATTGGTATTGCTCAATGTGATTCTGATCCCGTTGTCGTTCCTGCTGAATGTCAGCCGTGTCGAGCGAGCGCTGCTGATTGCCGTCTGCTTGTTGGCCTTGATCGTCGAGTTGCTCAATTCGGCAGTGGAGGCGGCCATCGACCGTATTTCCCTTGAACTGCACCCGTTGTCCAAAAATGCCAAGGACATGGGCAGTGCCGCGCAATTCGTGGCCTTGACCATGATCGCGCTGGTGTGGGCGGTGATTCTGCTTTAAGCGATGGCGGGCAGGACGATTTCGTCGCTGCGCTGAACCCCTGCGGTGAAAGCGCGGCACAGGTCGAGAAATTCGCGCATGGCCGACGTCTGATATTTCTGTTTGTGCCAGATAAAATAGAACTGTCGCGCCAAGTCCAGATCCGGTGTTTCCACCGGCACCAGGCTACCGCGGCGGAAGGCGTCGCGTAGCGCAAGGCGCGAAATGCAGCCAATGCCCAACCCCGACTCCACTGCGCGCTTGATCGCTTCGGTGTGCTCCAGCTCCAGGCGAATGTTCAGTCCGCTGCGGTGGTGACGCATGGCCTGATCGAAGGTCAGTCTTGTGCCAGAGCCTTGCTCGCGCAGAATCCAGGCCTCGTGGCTCAGCTCCTCGATGGTCGCCGTACCGCGTGTGGCCAGTGGGTGCTGTGGCGCACAAAACACTACGAGTTCGTCCTCCACCCAGCTCTGTACTTCGATGTCCGGGTGGTTGCAATCGCCTTCAATCAGACCCAGATCAATTTCATAGTGGGCCACTTGCTGCACGATATTGGCAGTGTTCTGCACATGCAGCTTTACCTGGCTCTCGGGATGACGCTGCATGAAACTGCCAATCAGTAAGGTTGCCAGGTAATTGCCAATCGTCAGGGTTGCACCGACTGCCAGCGAGCCGAAACCAGACTTGCCGTTGAGCAGGTCTTCGATTTCTTTGGCTTGGTCGAGCAGTGCCACTGCTTGCGGCAATAACTGTTTGCCGAGGGCGTTGAGGCTCAGCCGT is a window of Pseudomonas sp. DC1.2 DNA encoding:
- a CDS encoding PA3611 family quorum-sensing-regulated virulence factor — translated: MLRLIVPTAALLLALPFSVQAASLNDLNLSKMLEKVAAESNVGLPREVDDNILDQGYTVEGAELIDHLSVQSGYAEQMRANPKAVYLQLGASVCRNPNYRKLMAKGAVMRYEFTENKTNRPVASARFQESDCPAQATPKKK
- the erdR gene encoding response regulator transcription factor ErdR, whose amino-acid sequence is MATYEILIADDHPLFRSALHQAVTLGLGPDVRLIEVASIAELEARLTEKSDWDLVLLDLNMPGAYGFSGLVLLRGQYPQIPVVMVSAQEEASIMVKSREFGASGFIPKSSDMSVIQKAVRAVLDGDVFWPPQAFEAVSVSAEAKAASEGLASLTPQQFRVLTMVCEGLLNKQIAYELSVSEATIKAHVTAIFRKLNVRTRTQAALLLQQLESISSH
- a CDS encoding tRNA-uridine aminocarboxypropyltransferase gives rise to the protein MSHTLAHFAVNAVARLRDEREEEGIKPIQARGWRAPRCRECRVIQSHCLCAWRPQVETRSGVCLIMTNKEVFKPSNTGWLIADVVCDNHAFIWSRTEVDQHLLALLADPQWQPYLVFPGEYVEPERVTNTVEADSTRRPLFILLDATWTEARKIFRKSPYFDRLPILSLQPEKLSRYRLRRSTRSEHLCTAEVAALCLDLAGDTDAASALDAYFDVFSQHYLDAKNQLDMNISTPAHAELMPFIQDMAPAIG
- a CDS encoding LysR family transcriptional regulator — encoded protein: MRFTLRQLQVFVAVAQQESVSRAAGLLNLSQSAASTSITELERQCSCQLFDRAGKRLSLNALGKQLLPQAVALLDQAKEIEDLLNGKSGFGSLAVGATLTIGNYLATLLIGSFMQRHPESQVKLHVQNTANIVQQVAHYEIDLGLIEGDCNHPDIEVQSWVEDELVVFCAPQHPLATRGTATIEELSHEAWILREQGSGTRLTFDQAMRHHRSGLNIRLELEHTEAIKRAVESGLGIGCISRLALRDAFRRGSLVPVETPDLDLARQFYFIWHKQKYQTSAMREFLDLCRAFTAGVQRSDEIVLPAIA
- a CDS encoding diacylglycerol kinase, which gives rise to MSPFKGQTGLKRILNASGYSLDGLRAAFTGEAAFRQLVLLNVILIPLSFLLNVSRVERALLIAVCLLALIVELLNSAVEAAIDRISLELHPLSKNAKDMGSAAQFVALTMIALVWAVILL